The following proteins come from a genomic window of Brevibacillus antibioticus:
- a CDS encoding YcdB/YcdC domain-containing protein → MDVDKQMREAVRNGSQKSIEEVRFTKEMELRIRGAIAQNKHKSRNRLFMAGSLAACLAVTAVGMHQQGWFPQMPSGKNLASAVATTATDKKNTEAKQNNVKVSAEEAILPLKKSISALSKMTIRVDRTSHGISDLTLLEGDNARAKVAYDIQTGQIESFTIDGDRGEQKEEKLPSAKTAENVANAFLQAFLGEGSKIYELVETQRYTDEYMVKGPWMSVNYQRMENGQPVPFDVLSVGIDQQEQVAFFGRLNKHEQAFFTKLTDAMPDLNPSLLLLDKEKNHDGMSFILGKTNNEGHKVSLVIYGNGQALESYRLLYRDEKEAASGKEAEGAKALQQERQFLNKLLGADSENYRLVDANDPGVYLRYYNGLPVLSDEISITTTDSGHVRYLSKEPETFEPSQYPDVSSAVSEEVAIKELSEHMKLRYVQNPRIWPESKQGKRWQPILEYTPAVSFMQRGREDGTEWHIDATSGKIMYGTGDNGLAYDQLNTTEAHPIESLKEYVKVRSKDEAKALLQAEFGIQVDESTYRESESIREGRKEYVWNDKNDKYIGVEVIAETGSVVGLGSPRSDTAVTVKREQAEEAALAFLHKYVDPGVKEVQLAQVIQPAEANPVSSGEWEFRYFMSKDGIPVQDREQKAAYSVTVDPSSGKVTKFHNFRMTHELVELPASDRIVSKDKAVEEYLRVMPLKLVYLMKDVDGQKLAQPKLAYVPWSDEERAIKFMTLDAVTGKFIAD, encoded by the coding sequence ATGGATGTAGATAAGCAAATGCGCGAAGCAGTACGGAATGGGAGTCAAAAATCGATAGAAGAAGTGAGGTTTACAAAAGAGATGGAATTGCGGATCAGAGGTGCAATTGCACAGAATAAACACAAAAGTCGAAACCGATTATTTATGGCTGGATCACTTGCTGCTTGCTTGGCGGTAACTGCTGTGGGCATGCACCAGCAAGGTTGGTTTCCACAGATGCCGAGTGGAAAAAATTTAGCGAGTGCGGTCGCAACGACTGCAACGGATAAAAAGAATACAGAGGCAAAGCAGAACAACGTAAAGGTATCGGCAGAAGAGGCAATTTTGCCCTTGAAAAAGTCGATTTCAGCCTTGAGCAAGATGACAATAAGAGTGGATCGTACAAGCCATGGAATCAGTGATCTAACGTTATTGGAAGGCGATAATGCTCGTGCCAAGGTTGCTTATGATATACAGACTGGACAAATTGAGAGCTTTACAATCGATGGTGATCGAGGAGAACAGAAGGAAGAGAAATTGCCATCAGCCAAGACCGCGGAGAATGTAGCAAACGCATTTCTACAAGCTTTCTTGGGAGAGGGAAGCAAGATCTATGAACTCGTCGAGACTCAGAGATATACTGACGAGTATATGGTAAAAGGCCCATGGATGAGCGTGAATTATCAACGGATGGAAAACGGCCAGCCCGTTCCGTTCGACGTATTGTCAGTTGGAATTGACCAACAGGAGCAAGTCGCGTTTTTCGGGCGATTGAACAAGCATGAACAAGCCTTTTTCACCAAGCTTACAGATGCCATGCCTGATTTGAACCCGTCCCTTCTTCTTTTGGATAAAGAAAAGAACCACGATGGCATGTCATTCATCTTGGGGAAAACGAACAACGAGGGGCATAAGGTTTCTCTTGTGATCTATGGAAATGGTCAAGCACTGGAATCGTACAGGCTTTTGTATAGGGATGAAAAGGAAGCAGCGAGCGGGAAAGAGGCAGAGGGAGCAAAAGCCTTGCAGCAAGAGCGACAGTTCCTGAACAAACTGCTCGGGGCGGATAGTGAAAACTATCGGTTAGTGGATGCCAACGATCCAGGGGTGTACCTGCGATATTACAACGGACTGCCAGTGTTGTCTGATGAAATTAGCATAACAACAACTGACTCTGGTCACGTCCGATATCTCAGCAAGGAGCCCGAAACATTCGAGCCGTCGCAGTACCCGGATGTATCGAGTGCTGTGTCAGAAGAGGTAGCCATCAAAGAGCTGAGTGAGCATATGAAGCTTCGATACGTGCAGAATCCGAGAATATGGCCAGAATCAAAGCAAGGGAAGAGGTGGCAACCTATTCTGGAATACACGCCAGCTGTTTCCTTCATGCAAAGAGGACGTGAAGATGGTACGGAGTGGCATATCGACGCGACCAGTGGCAAGATTATGTATGGAACGGGAGATAATGGGCTTGCCTATGATCAGTTGAATACGACGGAAGCACATCCGATCGAATCTCTAAAGGAATACGTCAAGGTTCGCTCCAAGGATGAGGCAAAAGCACTGCTGCAAGCGGAATTTGGCATACAGGTAGATGAATCGACCTATAGAGAGAGTGAGAGTATCCGCGAGGGGCGCAAGGAATACGTCTGGAATGATAAAAATGACAAGTATATCGGCGTAGAAGTCATTGCAGAAACAGGCAGTGTCGTCGGGCTGGGATCACCGCGTTCTGATACAGCGGTGACAGTCAAACGCGAGCAAGCGGAAGAGGCTGCACTCGCCTTTCTGCATAAATACGTCGATCCTGGCGTAAAAGAGGTGCAATTAGCACAAGTCATACAGCCAGCCGAAGCGAATCCTGTGTCATCGGGCGAATGGGAATTCAGATATTTTATGAGCAAGGATGGCATTCCTGTACAGGATCGCGAGCAAAAAGCGGCTTATTCGGTAACAGTTGATCCGTCTTCTGGCAAAGTGACAAAGTTTCATAACTTCAGAATGACGCACGAGTTGGTGGAGCTTCCAGCATCCGACAGGATCGTTTCGAAAGACAAGGCTGTTGAAGAGTATTTACGCGTCATGCCTCTAAAGCTGGTTTATTTGATGAAAGATGTGGATGGGCAAAAATTAGCTCAACCAAAGCTGGCGTATGTGCCGTGGAGTGACGAAGAGCGGGCGATTAAATTTATGACCCTTGATGCCGTGACAGGCAAGTTTATCGCCGACTAA
- a CDS encoding sigma-70 family RNA polymerase sigma factor, producing MNASAKSSEVDWTLQLTNEEKLTRLMSEYGDNIVQLAYLIVKDRGIAEDITQEVFLKAYRGLDQFRHQSSVKTWLYRIAINESRKYLRSWSFRQIFSTYLSKEEAPPEKVDTANVESAVIGRMSKVQVAEQVMKLSPLYRKVMVLHYYEDLSIKEIAHVLEVSEDAVRTQLSRARKHFKALCEKEGLEWM from the coding sequence GTGAATGCAAGTGCCAAAAGTAGCGAAGTGGACTGGACGCTGCAACTGACCAACGAGGAGAAGCTGACGAGACTTATGAGCGAGTACGGAGACAACATCGTGCAGCTCGCCTACTTGATCGTCAAGGATCGGGGGATCGCGGAAGACATTACCCAGGAAGTGTTTCTGAAGGCGTATCGGGGTCTGGATCAGTTCCGCCATCAGAGTAGCGTGAAAACGTGGCTTTACCGAATCGCGATCAACGAGTCCCGTAAATATTTGCGTTCGTGGTCTTTTCGCCAGATTTTTTCTACATACCTCTCCAAAGAGGAAGCACCCCCGGAAAAGGTCGACACCGCAAATGTTGAATCGGCTGTCATCGGACGAATGAGCAAGGTACAGGTAGCGGAGCAGGTGATGAAGCTCTCGCCACTGTACCGAAAAGTCATGGTACTTCATTACTATGAAGATTTGTCAATCAAAGAGATTGCGCATGTGTTGGAAGTTTCAGAAGATGCTGTACGAACCCAATTGTCCCGGGCCCGAAAACATTTTAAGGCATTGTGTGAAAAGGAGGGATTGGAATGGATGTAG
- the argS gene encoding arginine--tRNA ligase, translating into MSYKHQVAEKIAATLASMGVDTLTKEAVYGMLETPPNPAMGDVAFPCFQLAKALRKAPPMIAAELAGQLSGAPLRESQAVGPYVNLFLDQENVAEQVIGTILTQGSTYGNSHVGQGRKVPIDLSSPNIAKPFSMGHLRSTVIGNAIANIMEKQGYEPVRINHLGDWGTQFGKLIVAYRLWGDETKVKAEPIKELLSLYVRFHEEVENDSTLEDQGREWFKKLEDGDEEAQHLWKWFRDESLKEFMKIYDLMNVAFDSTHGEAFYNDKMDRVVTLLEEKGLLTESDGAMVVNLDEYNMPPCLIKKSDGATLYATRDLAAALFRHESYDFAKALYVVGNEQRLHFQQLYKVLEKMGYAWSANMHHIPFGMMLKDGKKMSTRKGKVVLLEEVLAQAISDVQKVIEEKNPTLSNKEEVARQVGVGAVIFHDLKNFRLNDVNFSWEEMLTFEGETGPYVQYAHARACSLLRRGGYQPATTVNLASGALDSKEAWAVITLLNAFPEVIERAADNFDPSQIGKYVIDLAQTFNKFYANVRILAEEEDVKASRLQLVAAVVAVLKEGLRLLGLAAPEEM; encoded by the coding sequence ATGAGCTACAAACACCAAGTCGCTGAAAAGATTGCCGCTACGCTCGCCTCGATGGGCGTAGACACACTGACAAAAGAAGCCGTATACGGCATGCTGGAAACACCACCAAACCCTGCGATGGGTGATGTTGCCTTCCCATGCTTCCAATTGGCAAAAGCATTGCGCAAAGCTCCACCGATGATCGCTGCAGAGCTGGCTGGACAGCTCTCCGGTGCACCATTGCGCGAATCACAAGCAGTTGGTCCGTACGTGAACCTGTTCCTGGATCAAGAAAATGTGGCCGAGCAAGTTATCGGAACCATCCTTACTCAAGGCAGCACATACGGAAACAGCCATGTCGGTCAAGGACGCAAAGTACCAATCGACCTCTCCTCCCCGAATATCGCCAAGCCGTTTTCCATGGGTCACCTGCGCTCTACCGTTATCGGGAACGCGATTGCCAACATCATGGAAAAGCAAGGCTACGAGCCAGTGCGCATCAATCACTTGGGTGACTGGGGTACACAGTTCGGTAAACTGATCGTTGCGTATCGCCTCTGGGGTGACGAAACAAAGGTAAAAGCAGAACCGATCAAGGAGCTGCTCAGCCTCTATGTTCGTTTCCACGAAGAAGTCGAGAACGATTCTACCTTGGAAGATCAAGGCCGTGAGTGGTTCAAAAAACTCGAGGATGGCGACGAAGAAGCACAGCATTTGTGGAAATGGTTCCGTGATGAGTCCCTCAAGGAATTCATGAAGATCTACGACCTGATGAACGTAGCCTTCGACTCCACACACGGGGAAGCATTCTACAATGACAAAATGGATCGCGTTGTTACCTTGCTCGAGGAAAAAGGTCTCTTGACTGAATCCGATGGTGCAATGGTCGTGAACCTCGACGAATACAACATGCCACCATGCCTGATCAAAAAGTCAGACGGCGCTACCCTGTACGCAACGCGTGATTTGGCTGCTGCCCTCTTCCGCCACGAATCGTACGATTTTGCAAAAGCACTCTATGTCGTAGGAAACGAGCAACGTCTCCACTTTCAACAGCTCTATAAAGTGTTGGAAAAAATGGGCTATGCGTGGTCCGCAAATATGCACCACATCCCATTCGGCATGATGCTCAAGGACGGCAAGAAAATGTCCACGCGTAAAGGGAAAGTTGTTCTCTTGGAGGAAGTGTTGGCACAAGCTATTTCCGATGTCCAAAAAGTCATCGAAGAGAAAAACCCTACGCTGTCCAATAAAGAAGAAGTGGCTCGTCAAGTCGGGGTAGGCGCAGTTATTTTCCATGACTTGAAAAACTTCCGCTTAAATGATGTCAACTTCTCCTGGGAAGAGATGCTGACCTTCGAAGGGGAAACAGGACCATACGTGCAATACGCACACGCGCGTGCATGCTCGCTCTTGCGCAGAGGTGGCTACCAGCCAGCAACGACAGTGAACCTGGCTTCCGGCGCACTCGACAGCAAAGAGGCTTGGGCAGTGATAACCCTCTTGAACGCGTTCCCAGAGGTAATCGAACGTGCTGCTGATAACTTCGATCCGTCGCAAATCGGCAAGTATGTAATCGACCTGGCGCAAACGTTCAACAAATTCTATGCGAATGTACGCATCCTCGCTGAGGAAGAAGATGTGAAAGCATCCCGTCTCCAGCTCGTAGCAGCAGTCGTTGCTGTGTTGAAGGAAGGTCTGCGTCTCCTCGGTCTGGCTGCTCCAGAAGAAATGTAA
- a CDS encoding thiolase family protein has translation MRDVVIVAGVRSAVGAFGKSLRDVPATELGRQVLEGLMNKVDLPKEQVNEVIFGNGYVHGGGLNAARISSQLAGFPRNVYGHIVIKACGSGLKAIGNGALAIAAGQEDVVIAGGVESMSSVPYLVKNRWGSKFGHLSMEDALLSDGLICSLTGEHMGMTAERLAVQYGISREEQDRFAYESHVRAAAAIEAGLFANEIVPIEIKVRKGTRVFAQDESVRHDIKLDELAKLKSVFQKEGTITAGNACPMNDGAAAVLMMSREKAEEAGLTPLVKIKAFASAGVEPDVMGIGPVPATQKVLEKAGLSLDDIGLIELNEAFAAQALSVIKCLELDTSKVNVNGGAIALGHPVGATGAKLTVTLMNEMMRRREKYGMVTLCMAGGMGMSVIYENLTM, from the coding sequence ATGAGAGACGTAGTCATTGTCGCGGGTGTGCGCAGTGCTGTGGGTGCATTCGGAAAAAGCCTGCGTGACGTACCAGCAACAGAGCTGGGACGGCAAGTATTGGAAGGCTTGATGAATAAGGTTGATTTGCCGAAGGAACAAGTCAATGAAGTGATTTTTGGGAATGGGTACGTACATGGGGGAGGACTCAATGCTGCACGTATCAGCTCGCAGCTGGCGGGATTTCCACGCAATGTCTATGGTCACATCGTCATCAAAGCGTGTGGTTCAGGCTTGAAAGCGATTGGCAACGGTGCGCTAGCCATAGCAGCAGGTCAAGAGGACGTGGTGATTGCGGGGGGAGTGGAGTCCATGAGCAGTGTTCCCTACCTCGTGAAGAACCGCTGGGGCAGCAAATTTGGCCATTTGTCCATGGAGGACGCTCTCTTGTCCGATGGCTTGATCTGCTCGCTGACCGGTGAGCATATGGGCATGACCGCAGAACGGCTGGCTGTACAGTACGGTATTTCCCGTGAGGAGCAGGATCGTTTTGCCTACGAGAGCCACGTAAGAGCAGCAGCAGCAATTGAAGCTGGCCTATTCGCCAATGAGATCGTACCGATTGAAATCAAGGTTCGCAAAGGCACCCGTGTTTTTGCGCAGGATGAATCCGTTCGCCATGATATCAAGCTAGATGAGCTCGCCAAGCTGAAAAGTGTTTTTCAAAAAGAGGGAACCATTACTGCCGGAAATGCGTGTCCGATGAATGACGGCGCAGCGGCTGTATTGATGATGTCCCGTGAAAAGGCGGAGGAAGCGGGTTTGACTCCACTCGTGAAAATTAAGGCTTTTGCCAGCGCAGGTGTCGAACCTGACGTGATGGGAATCGGACCAGTTCCCGCCACGCAAAAAGTACTGGAGAAAGCAGGCTTGTCTCTTGATGACATTGGGCTCATCGAATTAAATGAGGCATTTGCCGCCCAGGCTTTGTCTGTGATCAAATGCTTGGAGCTGGACACGAGCAAGGTGAATGTCAATGGAGGCGCGATTGCCTTGGGTCACCCTGTCGGAGCAACTGGAGCCAAACTGACAGTGACGTTGATGAACGAAATGATGCGCAGACGCGAGAAGTATGGCATGGTAACGCTGTGCATGGCAGGTGGTATGGGAATGTCAGTGATCTATGAAAATTTGACGATGTAA
- a CDS encoding amino acid ABC transporter ATP-binding protein: MEKQREMIRVQNLKKSFGKVEVLKDVTLQVGKGEVVVLIGASGSGKSTLIRCINFLEIKDGGEIYIEGKSIDPKKDDLTKVRQKVGMVFQHFNLFPHKTVLENVMEAPLIAKKADKEETKQEALRLLQKVGLSEKADAYPSSLSGGQKQRVAIARSLAMKPEIMLFDEPTSALDPELVGEVLETMKQLAQEGMTMIIVTHEMGFAKEVADWVAFMNQGKIIEMARPQDIFNNPKEERTREFLNRVL, encoded by the coding sequence ATGGAAAAGCAAAGAGAAATGATACGCGTGCAAAATTTGAAGAAAAGCTTCGGAAAAGTGGAAGTTCTCAAGGATGTTACCCTGCAAGTCGGAAAGGGTGAGGTCGTCGTCTTGATCGGTGCCAGTGGATCGGGGAAAAGCACATTGATTCGATGCATTAATTTTCTGGAGATCAAGGACGGCGGAGAGATTTATATCGAAGGAAAAAGCATTGACCCAAAGAAGGATGACTTGACCAAAGTACGACAGAAGGTAGGCATGGTGTTCCAGCACTTCAATCTGTTTCCACATAAAACGGTTCTGGAAAACGTCATGGAGGCACCGCTGATTGCTAAGAAAGCGGACAAGGAAGAAACGAAGCAGGAAGCACTCCGATTGCTGCAAAAGGTAGGTCTTTCTGAAAAAGCAGACGCCTACCCGTCCAGCCTCTCCGGTGGACAAAAGCAACGCGTGGCCATCGCTCGTTCGCTGGCGATGAAACCGGAGATCATGCTCTTCGACGAGCCAACCTCAGCGCTTGACCCAGAGCTGGTAGGGGAAGTGCTGGAGACCATGAAGCAGCTCGCACAAGAAGGGATGACGATGATTATCGTGACGCACGAAATGGGGTTTGCCAAGGAAGTGGCCGATTGGGTGGCGTTTATGAATCAAGGCAAGATCATCGAAATGGCTAGACCCCAAGACATTTTCAACAACCCGAAAGAAGAGCGCACGAGAGAATTTTTGAACCGTGTACTGTAA
- a CDS encoding amino acid ABC transporter permease, whose protein sequence is MPSFAHLTEEFFRTLPFFWKPLLLTFQLTIASVIVGSIIGLFVALLKVSKLPVARFVANAYIMIIRGTPLVVQIFVLYFGFYKIIDLGQFWSAALALAIHSGAYIAEIFRGAIQSIDKGQMEAGLSLGMSARQTMRRIILPQAMKRSIPPLGNQFILSLKESSLAAFIAMDELFSLARRLSAETFDEMTYFLIVALYYLVVVMAFTYVVHIMEKRLAKGEA, encoded by the coding sequence GTGCCCAGTTTCGCCCATCTGACAGAAGAGTTTTTCCGAACATTGCCGTTTTTTTGGAAGCCATTGTTGTTGACGTTTCAGCTGACGATCGCTTCTGTTATCGTAGGCTCGATTATCGGATTGTTTGTTGCTTTGTTAAAGGTATCCAAGCTTCCTGTTGCGCGTTTCGTAGCCAATGCGTATATCATGATTATTCGCGGTACGCCACTGGTCGTGCAAATTTTCGTCTTGTATTTCGGCTTTTACAAAATCATTGACCTGGGTCAATTTTGGTCGGCAGCGCTCGCTCTGGCGATTCACAGCGGAGCCTATATCGCAGAGATTTTCCGGGGCGCTATTCAGTCGATTGATAAAGGACAAATGGAGGCAGGGCTGTCTTTGGGCATGTCTGCTCGTCAGACCATGCGACGGATCATTTTGCCGCAAGCGATGAAACGATCGATCCCGCCGCTTGGCAACCAGTTTATATTGTCTTTGAAGGAATCGTCTCTGGCCGCTTTCATTGCCATGGATGAGTTGTTCTCACTGGCCCGCCGCTTGTCTGCGGAAACCTTTGATGAAATGACATACTTTTTGATTGTGGCGCTCTATTACTTGGTTGTAGTCATGGCGTTTACGTATGTGGTCCACATCATGGAGAAGCGTCTGGCCAAAGGAGAGGCGTAA
- a CDS encoding ABC transporter substrate-binding protein, which translates to MKKTIKTIVGVVFSLSLLVSGCSQGASTNSAGGQAGGATAGNASSMTKEAGVFVYAASGEYQPFSYFKDGQLTGFDVEIGNEIAKRLGLEPKPVTSPFSGIIAGVKEGRYDAAIASHAITEERKQQVDFADPYYLSGGQLFVRPDGTISTLEGLKGKEVAVALGTTHEKMAREYTDNIKTYDSDVTALRALEQGKHDVVITDSVVGEIAMGQGLKLKKSGSPLSEVKHGIAVRKGNTELLNKINEVLKQMMEDGTYGKLSEKYFNRDISKAE; encoded by the coding sequence ATGAAAAAAACAATCAAAACGATCGTAGGAGTCGTATTTTCGTTGTCACTACTGGTAAGCGGATGTAGCCAAGGCGCATCCACTAATAGCGCGGGAGGTCAAGCAGGTGGGGCTACTGCTGGAAATGCATCGTCCATGACAAAAGAGGCAGGCGTATTTGTTTACGCGGCATCAGGTGAATATCAGCCATTCAGCTACTTCAAGGATGGTCAATTGACCGGATTTGATGTCGAGATCGGCAATGAGATCGCCAAGCGCTTGGGGCTTGAGCCAAAGCCAGTCACGTCGCCTTTTTCCGGTATTATTGCAGGGGTAAAGGAAGGGCGCTACGATGCAGCGATTGCCAGTCATGCGATTACAGAAGAGCGGAAGCAGCAGGTTGATTTCGCAGACCCGTACTACTTGTCCGGTGGTCAATTGTTCGTTCGCCCGGATGGGACGATTAGCACGCTGGAAGGATTAAAAGGCAAAGAGGTGGCAGTTGCACTCGGCACTACACACGAAAAGATGGCAAGGGAGTATACGGATAATATCAAAACGTATGACAGCGATGTAACGGCTCTGCGTGCCTTGGAGCAGGGAAAACATGATGTCGTGATTACTGATAGCGTCGTAGGGGAGATTGCCATGGGGCAAGGCTTGAAGCTCAAGAAAAGCGGGTCGCCACTCTCGGAAGTGAAACATGGAATCGCAGTGCGCAAAGGAAATACGGAATTGCTGAATAAGATCAACGAAGTGCTCAAGCAAATGATGGAAGATGGCACCTACGGCAAATTGAGCGAAAAGTATTTTAATCGCGACATCAGCAAAGCAGAATAG
- a CDS encoding 3-oxoacid CoA-transferase subunit B, translating into MGLEMDQRNMVAWRAAKEVAPGMAVNLGIGIPELVADFIPHEWQVMFHSVNGILGVGPTPLKGEEDQHISNAGGAPVTVVPGASYFDSTIAYGMIRRRKLDAAFIGALQVNRRGDLANWIVPGSRVHGIGGGAELAYYAKKVIVLMSHVNQAGEPKIRRECTLPLTAKGCVDLIITERAVIEVTQRGLLLTEVMYPFTLENVITNTGAPLMISENLQMVE; encoded by the coding sequence ATGGGGTTGGAAATGGATCAGCGAAATATGGTTGCGTGGCGTGCGGCCAAAGAGGTCGCTCCCGGAATGGCAGTGAACTTGGGGATCGGGATACCTGAGCTCGTCGCTGATTTTATCCCGCATGAATGGCAAGTCATGTTTCACTCGGTGAATGGGATCTTGGGAGTCGGACCTACGCCGTTAAAGGGAGAAGAGGATCAGCATATTTCCAACGCAGGTGGAGCACCTGTTACCGTTGTACCGGGGGCTTCGTATTTCGACAGTACCATAGCATATGGCATGATCCGAAGAAGAAAGCTGGATGCAGCGTTTATCGGGGCTTTGCAGGTGAATCGCCGAGGAGACCTGGCAAACTGGATTGTTCCTGGCTCACGTGTTCATGGTATTGGTGGAGGAGCGGAGCTGGCCTATTACGCCAAGAAAGTGATCGTGCTCATGAGCCATGTCAATCAGGCAGGCGAGCCCAAAATTCGCAGGGAGTGCACATTGCCGCTGACGGCGAAGGGCTGCGTCGATCTCATCATCACCGAGAGGGCCGTAATCGAGGTTACGCAAAGAGGCTTGCTTTTGACAGAGGTCATGTACCCGTTCACCTTGGAAAATGTCATCACGAATACCGGGGCACCTTTAATGATTTCAGAAAATTTACAAATGGTAGAGTAA
- a CDS encoding CoA transferase subunit A, with the protein MLSKLVTHEQAVEHVLDGTRLMYGGFGTIGSPAHLIDAILHKGVQSLTLIGIDAGYPEIGIGKLISHGRVRRLITTHIGSNPEAGQQMMDGMLEVTFYPQGIFAEKIRAGGVGIPGIVVDAHVRGERMEGAEPFIFAERTCQIEAALTAEVGIVYAKQADTYGNLIYDKAARNLNPLVAMAADITIAEVEEIVPAGELDPDKIVTPGIFVDYIVVRGGGNS; encoded by the coding sequence ATGTTATCAAAACTGGTGACGCACGAACAAGCAGTGGAGCATGTTCTAGATGGCACCCGGCTGATGTATGGCGGATTCGGCACGATTGGCTCCCCGGCACACTTGATTGATGCGATCTTGCACAAAGGCGTGCAAAGCTTGACACTCATCGGAATTGATGCGGGGTATCCGGAAATCGGAATCGGAAAGCTGATCAGTCATGGACGGGTGAGGCGGCTGATAACCACACACATTGGCTCCAATCCCGAAGCAGGTCAACAAATGATGGACGGAATGCTGGAAGTGACATTTTATCCACAAGGAATTTTCGCAGAAAAAATTCGGGCAGGAGGTGTTGGCATTCCGGGAATCGTTGTAGACGCGCATGTGAGAGGAGAGCGAATGGAAGGAGCAGAGCCTTTTATTTTTGCCGAAAGAACTTGTCAGATTGAAGCCGCCCTTACCGCGGAGGTAGGAATCGTCTATGCGAAACAGGCGGATACTTACGGAAATCTCATTTATGACAAGGCGGCAAGAAATCTGAATCCGCTAGTAGCGATGGCCGCAGATATCACGATCGCTGAGGTGGAGGAGATCGTTCCGGCAGGAGAGCTGGACCCGGATAAAATCGTGACGCCTGGCATTTTTGTGGATTATATCGTGGTTCGTGGCGGAGGGAACAGCTAA